The following are from one region of the Hippocampus zosterae strain Florida chromosome 9, ASM2543408v3, whole genome shotgun sequence genome:
- the tbc1d20 gene encoding TBC1 domain family member 20, whose amino-acid sequence MKTSKIGTSSSLLNGNQNDDRRQRKVADIAQALRASPVDVAALRRMAISEGGLLTDEIRCQVWPRLLNVPPNILEQEPEMVERDNNKDYNQVLLDVQRSLRRFPPGMPDEQREGLQEELIDIILRVLKRNPQLHYYQGYHDIVVTFLLVLGERLATALVEKLSTHHLRDFMDPTMDNTKHILNYLMPIIERVNPEVHDFMQQAEVGTVFALSWLITWFGHVLSDFRHVVRLYDFFLACHPLMPIYFAAVIVLYREEEVLECECDMAMVHHLLSQIPQDLPYETLISRAGDLFVQFPPSELAKEAAEHDCMATTTFKDFDLASTQQRPDSVLRRRRRQLQQQQQQQQQEALERSAVARPSVTRRFVRLAVMGLTVALGAAALAVINTALEWAPKLELFP is encoded by the exons TGGACGTGGCGGCCCTCAGGAGGATGGCCATCAGTGAGGGTGGCCTGCTGACAGATGAGATACGCTGTCAAGTGTGGCCACGACTCCTCAATGTCCCACCCAACATCCTGGAGCAGGAGCCAG AGATGGTGGAGCGGGACAACAACAAGGACTACAACCAGGTGCTACTGGACGTTCAACGCTCACTACGAAGATTCCCTCCTG GTATGCCAGATGAGCAGCGGGAGGGACTCCAGGAGGAGCTCATTGACATCATCCTCCGCGTCCTGAAGCGTAATCCTCAATTGCACTACTACCAAGGTTACCACGATATCGTCGTCACCTTCCTCCTGGTCCTGGGCGAGCGCTTGGCGACGGCCCTCGTGGAAAAACTCTCCACGCATCACCTCAG GGACTTCATGGATCCCACCATGGACAACACCAAACACATCCTCAACTACCTGATGCCCATCATCGAGAGGGTCAACCCCGAGGTGCATGATTTCATGCAACA GGCGGAGGTGGGCACCGTCTTCGCTCTCAGCTGGCTGATCACCTGGTTCGGCCATGTTCTGTCAGACTTCCGCCACGTGGTACGGTTGTACGACTTCTTTCTTGCCTGCCATCCGCTGATGCCCATCTACTTCGCAGCCGTG ATTGTACTTTACAGGGAAGAGGAGGTGCTGGAGTGCGAATGCGACATGGCAATGGTGCATCACCTGCTGTCACAGATTCCCCAGGATCTGCCCTACGAGACACTGATCAGCCGAGCGGGAGACCTCTTTGTCCAGTTCCCTCCGTCCGAACTGGCCAAAGAGGCCGCCGAGCACGATTG CATGGCCACCACCACCTTTAAAGACTTCGACTTGGCCTCGACGCAGCAGCGGCCCGACTCGGTGCTCCGTCGTCGGCGGAGgcaactgcagcagcagcagcagcagcagcagcaggaggcccTGGAGCGCTCGGCGGTGGCCCGGCCGTCCGTGACGCGCCGCTTTGTTCGCTTGGCGGTGATGGGCCTGACGGTGGCTTTAGGGGCGGCGGCGCTTGCTGTGATCAACACCGCCCTGGAGTGGGCCCCCAAGCTGGAACTCTTtccatga